GGGGATGCCGCCGACGCCGGGCACCGGTGCCTGTCCACCCACGGCCGGATTGCCGGCCGAGCCGGGCGCGGAGGGGATGCCGCGGTTCTCGTAGAAGATGTTGTTGAGGCGGTTCTGCGCCACGTTGCCCACGACGTTGAACGACGCGCGCCCGTACACGCCGGAGGTCGGCTGGAGCGCCAGGTCGAAGAAGACGGACTCCGTGTGGTCCACCGACACCTGGTTGGGCCGCACCGTGGCGATGCTGCCGCGCGACAGGGAGCTGTCCATCAGCAGCCGCAGGTTGGAGACGCGCACCGCGCTCAGCTCATCCGCGCGGGCCAGGGCGATGGAGGACTCGTAGCCGCGCGACATCTCCGTGGGGCGGATGGAAGCGAAGTGCTCGCGGATGGTGTCGGGGTTCGTCGTGGAGGCGTACGGGTCCATGCGGAAGGCCGCCTGGAGCACGTAGTAGGCCGTGCGCGGTTGGATGCGGGCGATGCCGGCTTCGTCCTCCGGCCCCAGCGCGCAGATGCCGAACCACTCCTCGTTCATGTTGTTCTGGCCGGGCACGTAGTCGGACGGGTAGCCGGCGTTGGGCCAGGACGCGGTGGTGTCGTGGATGGAGAGGTTGGCCTCCTGGTTGTACTTCCACCAGCCGTCCACCCACTGGAACACGAAGCCGCCCAGCGCGTTCTGCGCGCGGCCCTGTCCGTAGGCCTGGGAGTAGATCTCCTCCCACTGCTTGCGCAGGTACTCGGCCTGCGCCAGGTGGTCCTCGCGGCCCGCCTTGGCGTCGTAGGCGTCCGCGCCGAACTCGGTGAACATGACGGGCTTGTTCAGCTTGCGCAGCACCTCGTCGAACAGGTCGCGCGCGGACGGGCCGCGGTAGACGTTGGAGCCCAGGATGTCCAGCTCCGGCATCAATCGCGCGATGAGGTCGATGTACTGCAGGTCACCGTTGGCGATGGAGACGGGGTGCAGCGTGTCGCGCTGCTTGATGAGGCGGACGGCCTCGCCCATCATCGAATACAGGTGCTCGGCGCGGGCGGTGTCCTCCTGACCGGGCAGCGCCTCGATTTCGAAGCTGGTCCAGTGCAGGCCGTAGTTGTTCTCGTTGCCCAGCATCCACATCAGCACGCCGGGCACGTCCCGGTACTTCTCCACCTTCTGCGCCAGGTCGTTGAGCAGCGCCCGGCGGTGGTTGGGGTTGGAGTAGTCCGTGTTCGGCACCATGACGCCGTCCACGTTGGTGCCGTAGCGGCCCATCAGCGGGTTCACCACGGTGTAGATGCCGTAGTTCTTGTGGATGTACGTCACCCACTGCGGCGGGATGTCGTCGAACTGCCGGATGGCGTTGACGCCCATGTCGCGCAGGAGCGTCATCTCGCGGTGCAGCACCGCGCGGATGAAGTCCTCCTTCTGCGTCCACAGCGAGTACCGGTAGTTCTCGCCAATGGGCGTGTAGCCCCAGTTCATGCCGAAGATGGGGAAGTCCCGGCCGTTGACCTGGAGCTTGAAGCCGCGCTCGTCGCGGTAGACGCGGACGGCCTGGGCCTCCGCGTTGACGTTGACGGGCGGCACCCTCACCACCGGCGCGTCGGCGGGGGGCGGCGGCGTCTCCGGCACCAGGGGCTTGTCGGTGACGGGCTCGGTGGCGGTGGGTTCGGTGGGGCTGGGGCCCGCCACCGTGGGTGACTGGGCGGGAGGAACCGCTGTCTCCGGCCCGACGGGCGGCGGCACCTGCGTCAGCGCGACCGCGAGGCTGGTGATGAGGGCGAGCGAATTCACGCTGCGAGCTCCACGTCCAGCCCGTTCTTCTCGACCAGGGCCTTGTAGAGGTGGGCGCTGTCCTTCGGGATGCGGCGCTGCGAGTCGTAGTCCACGTAGACCATGCCGAAGCGCTTCTGGTACCCGAAGGCCCACTCGAAGTTGTCCATCAGGGACCAGGCGAAGTAGCCCGCCAGCGGCACGCCCTGGTGGATGGCCTCCAGCGACGCCTCCAGGTGCGAGCGCAGGTACGCCACGCGCTTCTCGTCATGCACCTTGCCGTCCTCACTGGGGCCGGTGGCGTAGGCGCAGCCGTTCTCCGTGATGTAGAGGGGGCCGGGCTGGTAGTGCGTGTGCAGGTGCTGGAGCAGGCGCGTGAGGGCGGGGGCGTACACCTCCCAGTCCATGTCGGTGCGCTCCGGCTCCGGGTGCACGGTGCGCGGCGCGTTCTTGGACTCGGGGATGCGGTCGCTGCGCATGATGGCGCGCGAGTAGTAATTGATGCCCAGGAAGTCGGTGGGGACGGCGATGGTCTCCATGTCGCCGTCGCGCACGAAGGGCAGCGTGGACGAGGCGAGGTGGCCATCCTTCACGTAGTCCTCCACGACGTCCGTCGGGTAGCCACGGCCGTAGAGCGGGTCGAGGTACCAGCGGTTGAAGCTGCCGTCATGACGGCGGCAGGCCTCGGCGTCCTCGGCGCTGGGGGACGCGGGCTCGGCGGGCGACAGGTTGAGGGTGATGCCCACCGACGCGTTCTTCACGTTGGCGCGGATGACGGGCACCGCCTGGCCATGAGACAGCAGCAGGTGGTGCGCGGTGGCCAGCATCTCGCCCCAGTTCTTGTGACCGGGGGCGTGCTCGCCGTTGCAGTAGCCCAGGAAGCTGATGCACCAGGGCTCGTTGTGGGTAATCCAGCGCGACACGCGGTCGCCGAGCTTGCGGCTCATCACGTCGGCGTATTCGACGAAGGCGCTCGCGGTGTCGCGGTTCGGCCAGCCGCCCAGGTCCTGGAGCACCTGCGGCATGTCCCAGTGGTAGAGCGTGACGAAGGGCTCGATGCCCGCCTCGAGCAGCCCGTCCACCAGCCGCGAATAGAAGTCGAGGCCCGCGGCATTCACGGCGCCGCGCCCGGTGGGAATCACGCGGGGCCAGGCGACGGAGAAGCGGTAGGAC
This genomic window from Myxococcus hansupus contains:
- a CDS encoding glycoside hydrolase family 2 TIM barrel-domain containing protein, producing MNSLALITSLAVALTQVPPPVGPETAVPPAQSPTVAGPSPTEPTATEPVTDKPLVPETPPPPADAPVVRVPPVNVNAEAQAVRVYRDERGFKLQVNGRDFPIFGMNWGYTPIGENYRYSLWTQKEDFIRAVLHREMTLLRDMGVNAIRQFDDIPPQWVTYIHKNYGIYTVVNPLMGRYGTNVDGVMVPNTDYSNPNHRRALLNDLAQKVEKYRDVPGVLMWMLGNENNYGLHWTSFEIEALPGQEDTARAEHLYSMMGEAVRLIKQRDTLHPVSIANGDLQYIDLIARLMPELDILGSNVYRGPSARDLFDEVLRKLNKPVMFTEFGADAYDAKAGREDHLAQAEYLRKQWEEIYSQAYGQGRAQNALGGFVFQWVDGWWKYNQEANLSIHDTTASWPNAGYPSDYVPGQNNMNEEWFGICALGPEDEAGIARIQPRTAYYVLQAAFRMDPYASTTNPDTIREHFASIRPTEMSRGYESSIALARADELSAVRVSNLRLLMDSSLSRGSIATVRPNQVSVDHTESVFFDLALQPTSGVYGRASFNVVGNVAQNRLNNIFYENRGIPSAPGSAGNPAVGGQAPVPGVGGIPGQQQQPLGLDRLALYQAEFKLDRADFQLEGFYRTAHFHWGEEGDFFGLYREANYGPALDIYKGNAPFGVVFTGKNGLEGLKVALGPELYWGANPSIVAKYRRDVGPVTLTLMHQEDIARGATQLTASVIRERVARRSTLSLGWTKGPMSLEVGGILAAPQRVGEEFTWSRPTNGPSYLNSGYEVMRDEVQMLDTLGAKARLTYDLGAVRTFLQGSYRGLVADGGPEQGILLTGWSLRESGRGNHFGGQAGAVIQVGSSFQVSPNLLYQKPLIGPNPTIQDGYDAETGRYFAGVRPRNVLVDAFTVLDNRETLGAELLLTFDPTPGTWFWQWDRDMREDAPFAAGLDIVYRRQPTSRDAGIAILADGSMVAFGNAPIARDEWEATLRVVTNPMSRLKIFGAAFAGSNQSSGEDSRQVKRFGVDASVLWDTVMLTTQLHFNNWGPYDYHRVFNLTYPIQLGGDLSYGLKRPVMGMVTTRFGVRGLVRMLDQYSEGLSTMAIADGLEGREFEMGAYAILSL
- a CDS encoding GH1 family beta-glucosidase; the protein is MRQFPNDFLWGVATSAFQIEGATHADGRGESIWDRFAATPGKISDGSDGKVACDHYHRWREDVALMRWLGVKSYRFSVAWPRVIPTGRGAVNAAGLDFYSRLVDGLLEAGIEPFVTLYHWDMPQVLQDLGGWPNRDTASAFVEYADVMSRKLGDRVSRWITHNEPWCISFLGYCNGEHAPGHKNWGEMLATAHHLLLSHGQAVPVIRANVKNASVGITLNLSPAEPASPSAEDAEACRRHDGSFNRWYLDPLYGRGYPTDVVEDYVKDGHLASSTLPFVRDGDMETIAVPTDFLGINYYSRAIMRSDRIPESKNAPRTVHPEPERTDMDWEVYAPALTRLLQHLHTHYQPGPLYITENGCAYATGPSEDGKVHDEKRVAYLRSHLEASLEAIHQGVPLAGYFAWSLMDNFEWAFGYQKRFGMVYVDYDSQRRIPKDSAHLYKALVEKNGLDVELAA